A DNA window from Xanthomonas campestris pv. campestris str. ATCC 33913 contains the following coding sequences:
- a CDS encoding reverse transcriptase domain-containing protein — protein sequence MPPLPDYASTELLLGLKTRKDLASWLGVSDRALRYMLYRLGDGDKYSTFSIRKRNGGLREIHAPKKALKYLQNKVAHALAGVVPVRQIAKGYVPGRSIYDHAKMHRSKKWVVLVDLKSFFPSINFGRVLGLLRAPPFSLENEVAVAVAQLCTRAGELPQGAPSSPVISNLICRKLDRQLLELAKQAGCGVSRYADDICFSTNRKRVSVEICDFVNEHGWVPGAGLKQLICSNGFEINFSKFRVHEGRDRKLVTGLVVNKGVSTPSRWRDQLRSSLHVIDKYGEAAGVEIISGWTSGFFRKEPGDVLRTIRGKLGYLKWIDKVANHLATDALRRNFPSLASLMPISNDGVSFRIMAEGPTDLLHLEAALDYLRKSGGFLDVRPRFQNFLGDVGDSELWETLLRIAKADVNELTIGVFDCDSPAFMKKTSLVPGGNIQLGPRVYAFCLAPPGTSISNNFCIESLYSRSDATLVDGSGRRLFFGDEFDSASGFSHDGLYKCLHPKKKAIVVSDQVARVHDGASVLLSKAGFASQVKDKAPPFDVVSFDGFRPTWLGIRALAIAAVRK from the coding sequence ATGCCCCCGCTCCCCGATTATGCATCTACTGAGTTATTGCTGGGCCTCAAGACCCGAAAGGATCTCGCGTCCTGGTTGGGTGTATCAGATAGAGCTCTACGATATATGCTGTATCGGCTTGGTGATGGGGATAAGTACAGCACCTTCTCGATTCGAAAGCGGAATGGTGGTTTGCGAGAAATTCATGCGCCTAAAAAGGCGCTAAAATATCTCCAGAATAAAGTTGCACATGCCCTTGCGGGCGTTGTTCCTGTCCGTCAAATAGCGAAAGGCTATGTGCCTGGTCGAAGCATCTACGACCATGCAAAAATGCATCGATCCAAGAAGTGGGTCGTTCTTGTTGATCTGAAAAGTTTTTTCCCTTCAATAAATTTTGGACGAGTTCTCGGACTTCTGCGTGCGCCTCCATTTTCTTTGGAAAATGAAGTGGCGGTCGCTGTTGCTCAGCTGTGTACAAGAGCGGGTGAGCTACCACAAGGGGCGCCTTCGTCACCGGTTATTTCCAATTTGATTTGCAGAAAACTTGATCGTCAGCTGCTTGAGCTGGCGAAGCAGGCGGGCTGTGGGGTCAGCAGGTATGCTGATGACATTTGCTTTTCCACGAACCGTAAGCGTGTTTCAGTCGAAATTTGCGATTTCGTCAATGAGCATGGATGGGTTCCTGGCGCTGGTTTGAAGCAGCTTATTTGCTCCAATGGCTTTGAAATTAATTTTTCGAAATTTCGTGTTCACGAGGGGCGCGACAGGAAATTGGTTACTGGGCTCGTGGTTAATAAGGGTGTGTCGACGCCAAGCAGATGGAGGGATCAACTAAGATCTTCACTTCATGTTATTGATAAGTATGGCGAAGCTGCTGGAGTAGAAATAATTTCTGGCTGGACTTCTGGATTTTTTCGTAAAGAGCCTGGGGATGTGCTTCGCACTATTAGAGGGAAGCTTGGCTATCTTAAATGGATTGATAAAGTGGCTAATCATTTGGCTACTGATGCGTTGCGCAGAAACTTTCCATCTCTTGCATCATTAATGCCGATTTCAAATGATGGTGTTTCATTTAGAATTATGGCAGAAGGTCCGACGGACCTTCTGCATTTGGAGGCTGCGCTCGATTATCTTCGGAAAAGTGGAGGTTTTCTAGATGTTCGCCCTAGGTTTCAAAATTTCCTCGGAGATGTGGGTGATTCAGAGTTGTGGGAAACTTTGTTGCGTATTGCGAAAGCTGATGTTAATGAATTGACTATAGGTGTTTTTGATTGCGATAGCCCGGCATTCATGAAGAAGACGTCGCTGGTCCCCGGCGGGAACATCCAATTGGGGCCGCGGGTCTACGCATTTTGTTTGGCGCCGCCTGGCACGAGCATTTCAAATAATTTTTGCATCGAGTCGCTATATTCGCGATCAGATGCAACTTTAGTTGATGGTTCCGGTAGGCGATTATTTTTTGGTGATGAATTCGATAGTGCCAGTGGTTTTTCGCATGACGGGTTGTATAAGTGCTTGCATCCTAAGAAGAAGGCGATCGTTGTGAGTGATCAGGTTGCCCGGGTTCACGATGGCGCTTCCGTTCTTTTATCTAAAGCCGGGTTTGCCAGTCAGGTGAAAGACAAGGCTCCGCCATTCGATGTGGTGTCTTTTGATGGGTTTAGACCAACCTGGCTTGGGATTCGCGCGTTGGCGATCGCAGCCGTTAGAAAGTAA
- a CDS encoding IS5-like element IS1478 family transposase → MHTRRPAAEHMPAEELFRSRLENQIDLRHPLAQLSQRMPWTALEQALSSRLPATQAGGGRPALPVRLIAGLLYLKHAYDLSDEAVCERWLENPYWQFFTGEVVFQTRLPCDASSLTRWRQRLDEAGMEELLAHTINAAHAMQAVDARELSRVIVDTTVQEKAIAYPTDSRLLEVARKKLVLLAKRYGIGLRQSYARQGPALSRKAGRYAHARQFKRMQRVLRRQRTVLGRVLRDIARKLDQVEPGVRERIAVWLERAQRLYTQRPKDKQKLYALHAPEVECIGKGKARQAYEFGVKVGIAVTACKGLVVGARSFPGNPYDGDTLAEQLEQTRGLLQDLSVEPTVAIVDLGYRGREVDGVQVLHRGKAKTLTRRQWRWIKRRQAVEPVIGHLKDDCRLRRCRLKGAQGDALHVLGCAAGYNLRWLLRWIAFLRAWMRAMGWPSFSAVPLSPMTLGA, encoded by the coding sequence ATGCATACACGCCGTCCTGCTGCCGAGCACATGCCTGCCGAGGAGTTGTTTCGTTCGCGCCTGGAGAACCAGATCGATCTGCGGCATCCGCTGGCGCAGCTGAGCCAACGGATGCCGTGGACGGCGTTGGAGCAAGCACTTTCATCGCGCTTGCCGGCCACCCAGGCTGGTGGCGGTCGGCCGGCATTGCCGGTGCGGCTGATCGCCGGTTTGCTCTACCTCAAACACGCCTACGACCTGTCCGATGAGGCGGTGTGCGAGCGTTGGCTGGAAAATCCGTATTGGCAGTTTTTCACTGGCGAGGTCGTGTTCCAGACGCGCTTGCCGTGCGATGCCAGCTCGCTGACGCGCTGGCGTCAGCGGCTTGACGAAGCGGGGATGGAAGAGTTGCTGGCACACACCATCAACGCTGCACATGCCATGCAGGCGGTGGACGCACGCGAGTTGTCGCGGGTGATCGTGGACACCACGGTGCAGGAAAAGGCGATTGCCTATCCGACCGATAGTCGGTTGCTGGAGGTGGCACGCAAGAAACTGGTGCTGCTGGCCAAGCGTTACGGCATCGGGTTGCGGCAGAGCTACGCACGGCAAGGTCCGGCCCTGAGCCGCAAGGCGGGCCGCTATGCGCATGCACGCCAGTTCAAGCGCATGCAGCGCGTGCTGCGACGTCAACGCACGGTCTTGGGGCGGGTGTTGCGCGATATCGCGCGCAAGCTGGACCAGGTGGAACCCGGCGTGCGCGAGCGCATCGCGGTCTGGCTGGAACGTGCGCAACGGCTGTACACGCAGCGTCCGAAGGACAAACAAAAACTGTACGCATTGCATGCCCCGGAAGTGGAATGCATCGGTAAGGGCAAGGCGCGTCAAGCGTACGAATTCGGCGTCAAGGTCGGCATTGCGGTCACCGCCTGCAAGGGATTGGTCGTGGGTGCGCGTAGCTTCCCGGGCAACCCGTACGACGGCGACACCTTGGCCGAGCAGCTGGAGCAGACACGCGGGTTGCTGCAGGATCTGAGCGTAGAACCGACGGTGGCGATCGTGGACCTGGGCTATCGCGGGCGCGAGGTCGATGGCGTGCAGGTGCTCCATCGTGGCAAGGCCAAGACGCTGACGCGACGGCAATGGCGCTGGATCAAACGACGGCAGGCGGTGGAACCGGTGATCGGACATCTGAAAGACGACTGCAGGTTGCGTCGCTGCAGGCTGAAAGGTGCACAAGGCGATGCGCTGCACGTACTCGGCTGCGCCGCCGGCTACAACCTGCGCTGGCTGCTGCGCTGGATCGCGTTTTTGCGTGCCTGGATGCGGGCGATGGGATGGCCATCCTTTAGCGCCGTGCCGCTGTCGCCGATGACACTTGGTGCTTGA